Proteins from one Romboutsia sp. CE17 genomic window:
- a CDS encoding D-alanine--D-alanine ligase translates to MKVAVIMGGISSEREVSLNSGNEVFDNLDRNKYEVVKVIIDNTEDVFTKITNDIDFAFLALHGKFGEDGRIQSILEAKNIPYSGCGPLSSGLCMDKNVAKKILKHSDIPTAPWIVTNSTDKINYDKIDSFGYPVFIKPNSGGSSVATFFVKSKDEVKNAVEKVLEFDEYAMIEKYIPGGEYTSFVLNGKVFPTISIKSNSEFFDYSSKYAENGAIEQVVYLEDDLQKQINKISETCWRIFYCKAYVRIDMIIHDGVPYVLELNTLPGLTKTSLIPRSAAACGLNFSDLLDKIIEYSLS, encoded by the coding sequence ATGAAAGTTGCAGTAATAATGGGCGGTATATCATCTGAAAGAGAAGTTTCTTTGAATTCTGGAAACGAAGTTTTTGATAATCTTGATAGAAATAAATATGAAGTCGTTAAAGTAATTATAGATAATACAGAAGACGTTTTTACAAAAATTACAAATGATATAGATTTTGCATTTTTAGCACTTCACGGCAAATTTGGAGAGGATGGTCGTATTCAATCTATATTAGAAGCAAAAAACATTCCTTATTCAGGATGCGGACCTTTATCAAGTGGATTATGTATGGATAAAAATGTTGCTAAAAAAATATTAAAACATTCTGACATACCTACTGCTCCTTGGATAGTTACAAATTCAACAGATAAAATAAATTATGATAAAATCGATAGCTTTGGATATCCAGTATTTATTAAACCTAATAGCGGTGGCTCAAGTGTTGCTACATTCTTTGTGAAATCTAAGGATGAAGTAAAAAATGCAGTGGAAAAAGTACTAGAATTTGATGAATATGCAATGATAGAAAAATATATACCTGGTGGAGAATATACTTCCTTTGTACTAAATGGTAAAGTATTTCCTACAATCTCTATAAAATCTAATTCAGAATTTTTTGATTATAGTTCTAAATATGCAGAAAATGGAGCGATTGAACAAGTTGTATATTTAGAAGATGATCTTCAAAAACAAATAAATAAAATTTCTGAAACATGTTGGCGTATTTTCTATTGCAAAGCCTATGTAAGAATTGATATGATTATACATGATGGAGTTCCTTATGTTTTAGAACTAAACACTCTTCCTGGGCTTACTAAAACTAGTTTAATACCTAGAAGTGCCGCCGCTTGTGGACTTAATTTTAGCGATTTACTAGATAAAATCATAGAGTATTCTTTATCTTAA
- a CDS encoding competence/damage-inducible protein A: MRAEIITVGTEILLGDIVNTNSQFLAKELANLGVEVYYQGTVGDNEDRLLESLEESLHRSDMVITTGGLGPTKDDLTKETAAKLFNQELVFHEESWYEIEAYFNKLGKVPTENNKKQAYFPKEAIVLKNNNGTAPGAILKKDNKTIIVLPGPPREMKPMFEEHVKPYLQYLTDDILVSKTLRFYGIGESSLENAIIDIINEQSNPTIAPYAKDTEVTLRITAKAISEEVAMDLINPVIDKIEDRVGQYIYSQGESTLEDTVAEMLVNKNLTISVAESCTGGMVSSNLINYPGISSVFMEGCITYSNEAKMKSLGVKKETLDKFGAVSEETAREMAEGIARRYNTNIGISTTGIAGPEGGTKEKPVGLVYFGIYINGKTIVKRYIFNGSRQQVRLRATKTILNDLRLELINL, encoded by the coding sequence ATGAGAGCTGAGATTATAACTGTTGGAACTGAAATTCTTTTAGGTGATATTGTAAATACAAACTCACAATTTTTAGCTAAGGAGTTAGCAAATTTAGGTGTAGAAGTGTACTATCAAGGTACTGTGGGTGACAATGAAGATAGACTATTAGAATCTTTAGAGGAAAGTTTACATAGAAGTGATATGGTAATAACTACTGGAGGACTTGGTCCTACTAAAGATGATCTTACAAAGGAAACTGCAGCGAAATTATTTAATCAAGAATTGGTATTTCATGAAGAGTCTTGGTATGAAATTGAAGCATATTTTAATAAGTTGGGGAAAGTGCCAACTGAAAATAATAAAAAACAGGCTTATTTTCCAAAAGAAGCTATAGTGCTTAAAAATAATAATGGAACTGCTCCTGGTGCAATTTTGAAAAAAGATAACAAAACTATAATAGTACTACCTGGACCGCCAAGAGAGATGAAACCTATGTTTGAAGAACATGTAAAGCCTTATTTACAATATCTTACAGATGATATTTTAGTATCTAAGACACTTAGGTTTTATGGTATAGGAGAATCTTCTTTAGAGAATGCTATAATAGACATAATTAATGAACAAAGTAATCCAACTATAGCACCTTACGCTAAGGATACAGAGGTAACTTTAAGAATTACTGCAAAAGCTATTAGTGAAGAAGTTGCTATGGATTTAATAAATCCTGTAATAGATAAAATAGAAGATAGAGTAGGTCAGTATATTTATTCTCAAGGAGAATCTACCCTTGAAGATACAGTGGCTGAGATGTTAGTTAATAAGAATTTAACTATAAGCGTAGCAGAATCTTGTACAGGTGGTATGGTTTCGTCAAACCTTATAAATTATCCAGGAATATCATCAGTATTTATGGAGGGGTGTATAACTTACTCTAATGAAGCAAAGATGAAATCCTTAGGTGTTAAAAAAGAAACCTTAGATAAGTTTGGTGCAGTTAGTGAAGAAACTGCAAGAGAAATGGCTGAAGGTATTGCAAGAAGGTATAATACTAATATAGGAATTTCAACTACAGGAATAGCAGGTCCAGAAGGCGGAACTAAAGAAAAACCTGTAGGTTTAGTTTACTTTGGAATTTATATAAATGGTAAGACAATAGTAAAGAGATATATATTTAATGGAAGTAGGCAGCAAGTAAGACTTAGAGCAACAAAGACTATATTAAATGATTTAAGATTGGAGCTTATAAATCTTTAA
- a CDS encoding HIT family protein has product MLDKNCAYCMEGELVDQFGIKICELETSKVYLFKEQSHKGRVIVAHKRHIGDMTILSSEERAAYFEDIAKVSNALQAAFKPNKVNYGAYGDTGCHLHFHLVPKYTDEFEWGTTFAMNPERVTLKDEEYQELIDLIKENLK; this is encoded by the coding sequence ATGTTAGACAAAAATTGTGCTTATTGTATGGAAGGCGAATTAGTCGATCAATTTGGAATTAAAATTTGTGAATTAGAAACATCTAAAGTTTACTTATTCAAAGAACAAAGCCACAAAGGGCGTGTTATAGTTGCTCATAAAAGACATATCGGCGATATGACAATATTAAGTTCTGAAGAAAGAGCTGCTTATTTTGAAGATATAGCAAAGGTATCAAATGCTTTACAAGCTGCGTTCAAACCAAACAAAGTAAACTATGGTGCATATGGGGATACTGGATGTCATTTACATTTTCATTTAGTTCCAAAGTATACTGATGAATTTGAATGGGGTACTACATTTGCAATGAATCCTGAAAGAGTTACTCTTAAAGATGAAGAGTATCAAGAATTAATTGACCTAATCAAGGAAAATTTAAAATAG
- a CDS encoding aldo/keto reductase, translating into MNQNFILLSNRIKMPSVGFGTYKSGNDEETSQIIKNALNIGYRMIDTASFYGNEVGIGKGIKESKIDRKEIFLVTKLWNDDHGYEKTIEAFNKSLNNLQVDYIDLYLIHWPNKLNSETWRAFEDLYKLGKVKAIGVCNFKVEHLEDLKKSAEIMPMVNQVEIHPFSIKNKICNYCKENDIQVIAWSPISRGRVFSNDLIISLSEKYKKSITQIVLRWHMQKGIIPIPKSSNEYRMKENFDIFDFEITDEDIKAIDLLNQGDDISVTNPPDNTIYNESI; encoded by the coding sequence ATGAATCAAAATTTTATATTATTAAGTAATAGGATAAAAATGCCTTCAGTAGGATTTGGAACGTATAAATCGGGCAATGATGAAGAGACATCTCAAATAATTAAAAATGCTTTAAATATAGGATATAGAATGATAGATACAGCATCATTTTATGGAAATGAAGTAGGTATAGGTAAAGGCATCAAAGAAAGTAAAATAGATAGAAAAGAAATATTTTTAGTAACTAAACTTTGGAATGATGACCATGGATATGAAAAAACTATTGAAGCATTTAATAAATCATTAAATAATTTACAAGTAGACTATATTGATTTATATTTAATTCATTGGCCGAATAAACTAAATTCAGAAACATGGAGAGCATTTGAAGATTTATATAAATTAGGGAAAGTAAAAGCTATAGGAGTATGTAATTTTAAAGTTGAGCACTTAGAGGATTTAAAGAAGAGCGCAGAAATAATGCCGATGGTAAATCAAGTAGAAATTCATCCTTTCAGTATTAAAAATAAAATATGTAATTATTGCAAGGAAAATGATATTCAAGTTATTGCATGGAGCCCGATAAGTAGAGGTAGAGTTTTTTCTAATGATTTAATAATTAGTTTATCAGAAAAATATAAAAAATCAATTACACAAATAGTGCTAAGATGGCATATGCAAAAAGGAATTATTCCTATACCTAAATCATCAAATGAGTATAGAATGAAAGAAAATTTTGATATATTTGACTTTGAAATTACTGATGAAGATATTAAAGCTATTGACTTATTAAATCAAGGGGATGATATATCTGTAACAAATCCACCAGATAACACTATATATAATGAATCTATATAA
- a CDS encoding cyclically-permuted mutarotase family protein — protein MRKRTKAMAIAIASIFVLSTGGVGYNSKVLADKGNNNSPRRILWEHAGDLEAQFGQSKNIGTAGLLIGEYNGYIIAGGGANFPDKPVAEGGAKKSYPDIYILKEDDGKLKQVNHTTLDYEIAYGSSITTDEGVYYIGGSTNEDEADNVTLFTVDKKGNLKSKLIGDLPFAISDGIAVKKGNYIYVGLGKQKTEKDDKYKSSNKMYKFNIKTGETTEIASMPGEDTRNQAVAQILDDKLYVFSGGDTVAYTDGYRYNFNKDKWESVSDIEVNNKDISLLGASSVKINDDEMLVIGGFDKTVYDYAVDKLNSLKDDELLEFKKSYFGADPSELRWNKQILIYNAEEDSWRSIGEVPFDAPCGAGVVLGSKDKIYSINGEIKPGTRTNRTYSGTLFYK, from the coding sequence ATGAGAAAGAGAACAAAAGCTATGGCTATTGCTATAGCCTCAATATTTGTGCTTAGTACTGGGGGAGTAGGTTATAATTCAAAAGTATTAGCTGATAAAGGAAATAATAATAGTCCAAGAAGAATACTTTGGGAGCATGCTGGTGACTTAGAAGCTCAATTTGGACAAAGTAAAAACATAGGTACTGCTGGATTACTTATTGGTGAGTATAATGGGTATATAATTGCTGGTGGTGGAGCTAACTTTCCAGATAAGCCAGTAGCTGAAGGGGGAGCTAAAAAATCTTATCCAGATATTTATATTTTAAAAGAGGATGATGGAAAATTAAAACAAGTTAACCATACTACATTAGATTATGAAATAGCTTATGGAAGTTCTATAACTACTGATGAAGGCGTGTATTACATAGGTGGAAGTACTAATGAAGATGAAGCAGATAATGTTACTTTATTCACTGTTGATAAAAAAGGTAATCTTAAGAGTAAGTTAATAGGAGATTTACCTTTTGCAATTAGTGATGGAATTGCAGTAAAAAAAGGAAATTATATATATGTAGGACTAGGTAAACAAAAAACTGAGAAAGATGATAAATATAAATCAAGCAATAAAATGTATAAATTTAATATAAAAACAGGAGAAACAACAGAAATAGCATCTATGCCAGGAGAAGATACTAGAAATCAAGCTGTTGCTCAAATTTTAGATGATAAACTTTATGTATTTAGTGGTGGAGATACTGTTGCTTATACAGATGGCTATAGATATAACTTTAATAAAGATAAATGGGAAAGCGTTTCCGATATTGAAGTAAATAATAAAGATATTTCTTTATTAGGAGCTAGCTCTGTTAAAATTAATGATGATGAAATGCTTGTTATAGGTGGTTTTGATAAAACTGTTTATGATTATGCTGTTGATAAACTAAATTCTTTAAAAGATGATGAATTACTTGAATTTAAAAAATCATATTTTGGGGCAGATCCTTCTGAACTTAGATGGAATAAACAAATTTTAATATACAATGCTGAAGAAGATTCTTGGAGAAGTATTGGTGAAGTACCTTTTGATGCACCTTGTGGAGCTGGTGTAGTTTTAGGTAGTAAAGATAAAATTTATTCAATAAATGGAGAAATAAAACCTGGTACAAGAACTAATAGAACTTATTCTGGTACATTGTTCTATAAATAA
- the pdxR gene encoding MocR-like pyridoxine biosynthesis transcription factor PdxR: MLFSNLMINDNEPIYIQIKNHITDMISKGLIPDKSKLPSTRELSQLLNISRNSVVLAYEELKSEGYIYSVSGKGTFANSKNDIITSNWCVNWDNLENNYSKTANSMDIIKNEIQWKSNLISFKSISPDGSMFDMDELKKSFLNRISLEGHKLLNYGYAQGYKPLIDYLLKYMNNKGVDTSNKNILITNGFTEGLDIVLSSFTSPGDYIICENPTHNTTIKIMKALNLNIINVDMDENGLDFNMLNEKLSIYKNKIKFAYITPSYHNPTGVVMSPENRYKFYNLMKGNNIAIIEDGFNEELLYSSSHIFPIASLDNLNNGVIYIGSFSKILFPGMRIGWILADKNVISKLESVKRCKNIHVSFLDQGILYDYLYNGGFGKYVKKIRKFYGDKFNFAYDCVEKYIPNEYVLGDGGLHIFVKLKNINCRDLLEKCYMKGVIFMPGDIFYINDDGHDTLRLGFSRLSLEDIENGIKIIGECVRDIENNSI; the protein is encoded by the coding sequence TTGTTATTCTCTAATCTTATGATTAATGACAATGAACCAATTTATATACAAATAAAAAATCATATAACCGACATGATATCAAAAGGATTAATACCAGATAAAAGCAAGCTCCCTTCAACAAGGGAGCTTAGTCAACTTCTTAATATTAGTAGAAATTCAGTAGTACTTGCTTATGAAGAATTAAAATCTGAAGGGTATATTTACTCTGTATCTGGTAAAGGTACATTTGCTAATTCTAAAAATGATATTATAACAAGTAATTGGTGTGTAAATTGGGATAATCTTGAAAATAATTATTCTAAGACTGCAAACTCTATGGATATTATAAAAAATGAAATCCAATGGAAATCTAACTTAATATCTTTTAAAAGTATTTCTCCTGATGGATCTATGTTTGATATGGATGAGCTAAAAAAATCTTTTTTAAATAGAATTTCATTAGAAGGACATAAGCTTCTTAATTATGGTTATGCTCAAGGGTATAAGCCTTTAATAGATTATTTGCTAAAATATATGAATAATAAGGGTGTAGACACTTCTAACAAAAATATTTTAATAACTAATGGGTTTACAGAAGGATTAGATATTGTGCTATCTTCTTTTACATCACCAGGAGATTATATAATTTGTGAAAATCCAACTCATAATACTACAATTAAAATTATGAAAGCTTTAAATTTAAATATAATTAATGTTGATATGGATGAAAATGGATTAGATTTTAATATGCTTAATGAAAAGTTATCTATCTATAAAAATAAAATTAAGTTTGCTTATATAACGCCTTCTTATCATAACCCTACAGGAGTTGTTATGTCTCCTGAGAATAGATATAAATTTTACAATTTAATGAAGGGAAATAATATTGCTATTATTGAAGATGGTTTTAATGAAGAACTTCTTTATTCTAGTTCTCACATCTTCCCTATTGCATCCCTTGATAATTTAAACAATGGAGTTATTTACATAGGCAGTTTTTCAAAGATTTTATTCCCAGGTATGAGAATTGGATGGATACTTGCTGATAAGAATGTAATTTCTAAACTTGAAAGTGTTAAAAGATGTAAAAATATTCATGTTTCATTCTTAGATCAAGGTATTCTTTATGATTATTTATACAATGGTGGATTTGGAAAATATGTTAAGAAAATCCGTAAATTTTATGGAGATAAGTTTAATTTTGCTTATGATTGTGTTGAAAAATATATTCCAAATGAATATGTTCTCGGAGATGGTGGGCTTCATATTTTTGTTAAACTAAAAAATATTAACTGTCGTGACCTTTTAGAAAAATGTTATATGAAAGGCGTTATCTTTATGCCTGGTGATATTTTTTATATTAATGATGATGGACATGATACTTTAAGACTCGGATTTTCTAGGTTATCTTTAGAAGATATTGAAAATGGAATAAAGATTATAGGTGAATGTGTTAGAGATATTGAAAATAACTCTATATAA
- a CDS encoding SPL family radical SAM protein, whose protein sequence is MEFIQTKTIISSSYKENPNWFGINYNMNIYKGCCHGCIYCDSRSSCYQIIEFDRVRIKENSTEIIKKNLKSKKTKGVVGTGAMSDPYNPFEEKYMLTREALKLIDENRFGICIATKSDLVTRDIDILKRIQSHSPTMVKMTITTYDDELCKKVERNVCPTSDRFKAIKKLSDNGIYVGVLLMPVLPFINDNEENIKNIIKSAYESGAKFVFSYGLGVTLRQNQREYYFEKLREIFPRQNLDKKYIDIFGESYVNSARNYEYLYKIFKQECEKYNLLYDMKDIIADYKSRYEKTQISWF, encoded by the coding sequence ATGGAATTCATACAAACTAAGACAATAATATCTTCTAGCTATAAAGAAAATCCAAATTGGTTTGGAATAAATTACAATATGAATATATATAAAGGATGTTGTCATGGATGTATATATTGTGACTCTAGGAGTAGCTGCTATCAAATCATTGAATTTGATAGGGTTAGAATTAAAGAAAATTCAACAGAAATAATAAAAAAGAACCTTAAATCTAAAAAGACTAAAGGGGTTGTAGGAACTGGTGCTATGAGCGATCCATATAATCCATTTGAAGAAAAATATATGCTAACTAGAGAAGCTTTGAAGCTAATTGATGAGAATAGATTTGGAATATGTATTGCGACTAAAAGTGATTTAGTAACTAGAGATATAGACATATTAAAAAGGATACAAAGTCATTCACCTACTATGGTAAAAATGACAATAACTACATATGATGATGAACTATGTAAAAAAGTTGAAAGGAATGTATGTCCTACCTCTGATAGGTTTAAAGCAATAAAGAAACTATCAGATAATGGAATATATGTTGGTGTTTTATTAATGCCAGTTTTACCTTTTATTAATGATAATGAAGAAAATATAAAAAATATTATAAAATCAGCTTATGAAAGTGGAGCTAAATTTGTATTTTCCTATGGATTAGGTGTTACCTTAAGACAAAATCAAAGAGAATATTACTTTGAAAAATTAAGGGAAATATTTCCAAGACAAAATTTAGATAAAAAATACATTGATATTTTTGGAGAATCTTATGTAAATAGTGCAAGAAATTATGAGTATTTATATAAAATTTTTAAACAAGAGTGTGAAAAGTACAATCTTTTATATGATATGAAAGATATTATAGCTGATTATAAAAGCAGATATGAAAAAACTCAAATTAGTTGGTTTTAA
- a CDS encoding HAD hydrolase family protein has product MIKEKVNLNGYYICQNGAFVYDKDKNIILKEVIDDKLVKKVISRFESDDSYIYVIYNGDIVISGGEDILDRYDRDCIIDSNFFGKECFDNLVGNIGIISKNTEELRRMELYYKSEFYDILDVYLSGPRVLSISPKHISKRSAIKHVCGLLNTDLDEIATIGDSPNDICMLDGFKYSFAMDTSKDEVKKCANYTAKSVKDAIKEIEKINNIENI; this is encoded by the coding sequence ATGATAAAAGAAAAAGTAAATTTAAATGGATATTATATATGTCAAAATGGAGCATTTGTTTATGATAAAGATAAAAATATAATCTTAAAAGAAGTAATAGATGATAAATTAGTAAAAAAAGTAATAAGTAGATTTGAATCAGATGATTCATATATATATGTTATATATAATGGAGATATAGTTATATCTGGAGGAGAAGATATACTAGATAGATATGATAGGGATTGCATAATTGATTCTAATTTCTTTGGAAAAGAATGTTTTGACAACTTAGTTGGAAATATAGGTATAATATCAAAAAATACTGAGGAACTTAGAAGGATGGAACTTTATTATAAAAGTGAGTTTTATGATATTTTAGACGTTTATTTATCAGGACCACGAGTTTTAAGTATATCACCTAAGCATATATCTAAGAGAAGTGCAATAAAGCATGTATGTGGCTTACTAAATACAGACCTAGATGAAATTGCAACAATAGGTGATTCTCCTAATGATATATGTATGTTAGATGGATTTAAATATAGTTTTGCAATGGACACCTCAAAAGATGAAGTTAAAAAATGTGCTAACTATACAGCAAAAAGTGTAAAAGATGCAATCAAAGAAATTGAGAAAATAAATAATATTGAGAATATATAA
- a CDS encoding TIGR01212 family radical SAM protein (This family includes YhcC from E. coli K-12, an uncharacterized radical SAM protein.), translating to MTKFKYAFDNKRYHTWNYYLRNTFGEKIFKVSINAGFTCPNIDGKITYGGCTYCSKEGSGDFAGNPKDDLIKQFYDIREMMLKKWPKAKYIGYFQAYTNTYAPLEVLKEKYETILGLEDVIGLSISTRPDCLPDDVVEYLGELNKRTNLWVELGLQTIHDSTSKLINRGHDYQTFLDGVEKLKSKNIKVIVHIINGLPGEDYNMMMETAKAVGNLGVDGIKIHLLHVIKNTPMEKMLENGMLKLMTQEEYINLVCDQLEALPEEMIVHRLTGDGKREDLVGPLWSLKKWEVLNQIDATLKERGTFQGSKYVAK from the coding sequence TTGACAAAATTCAAATATGCATTTGATAATAAGAGATATCATACATGGAATTACTACCTTAGAAATACATTTGGTGAAAAAATCTTTAAGGTTTCTATAAATGCAGGGTTTACTTGCCCAAACATAGATGGAAAAATAACTTATGGTGGGTGCACTTACTGTAGTAAGGAGGGCTCTGGAGATTTTGCTGGAAATCCTAAGGATGATTTAATAAAGCAATTCTATGATATTAGAGAAATGATGCTAAAAAAATGGCCAAAAGCTAAGTATATAGGCTATTTTCAAGCTTATACTAATACTTATGCTCCATTAGAAGTATTAAAAGAAAAATATGAAACTATATTAGGACTTGAAGATGTTATAGGTCTATCAATATCAACAAGACCTGACTGCCTTCCTGATGATGTAGTCGAATATTTAGGCGAACTTAATAAGAGAACTAACTTATGGGTTGAACTTGGACTTCAAACTATTCATGATTCAACATCTAAATTAATTAATAGAGGTCATGATTATCAAACTTTCCTTGATGGAGTTGAGAAATTAAAATCTAAAAATATTAAGGTTATTGTGCATATAATCAACGGTCTTCCTGGAGAAGATTATAATATGATGATGGAAACAGCTAAGGCTGTAGGTAACCTTGGTGTTGATGGAATTAAGATACACTTACTACATGTTATAAAAAATACTCCAATGGAAAAAATGCTTGAAAATGGTATGTTAAAACTAATGACTCAAGAAGAATATATAAACTTAGTTTGTGATCAGCTTGAAGCTTTACCTGAAGAAATGATAGTTCATAGGCTTACTGGAGATGGAAAAAGAGAAGATCTTGTAGGTCCTTTATGGAGTTTAAAGAAATGGGAAGTTCTTAATCAAATCGATGCTACACTTAAAGAGCGTGGTACTTTCCAAGGTTCTAAGTATGTTGCTAAGTAA
- a CDS encoding zinc dependent phospholipase C family protein: MFVNTHLLIGKSLIENINDNRSFFLSDKNFIYGNIKPDVSSKYVLQKHYLEESLDMIFKKVEHLCSLNLDCISKYFSISKFSQELGVICHFLCDFFCVPHSRRWEMSHSMSKHIAYEKELALVAKETDLTKFKGDTLGSQNFREFFHTLYSEYVNKTEYENDLLFSNYVCNSVVNYILDCILTNTAKSYTFINCG; the protein is encoded by the coding sequence ATGTTCGTAAATACTCACCTATTAATAGGTAAGTCTTTGATAGAAAATATAAATGATAATAGGTCTTTTTTTCTTAGTGATAAAAACTTTATATATGGAAATATTAAACCTGATGTATCATCTAAGTATGTTCTTCAAAAACATTATTTAGAAGAGTCTCTTGACATGATTTTTAAAAAGGTAGAACACCTATGTAGCTTAAATTTAGATTGTATAAGCAAATACTTCTCAATAAGTAAATTTAGTCAAGAGCTAGGGGTAATTTGTCATTTCTTATGTGATTTTTTCTGTGTTCCACATAGCAGACGCTGGGAAATGTCTCATAGTATGAGTAAACATATAGCTTATGAAAAAGAATTAGCTCTAGTAGCTAAAGAAACTGATTTAACAAAGTTTAAAGGAGATACTTTAGGATCTCAAAACTTCCGTGAGTTCTTTCATACTTTGTATTCAGAATACGTAAATAAAACTGAATATGAAAATGATTTGCTTTTTTCTAATTATGTATGTAATAGTGTAGTAAATTATATATTAGATTGTATTTTAACAAATACAGCAAAATCATATACTTTTATAAATTGCGGATAA